A stretch of Lentibacillus sp. JNUCC-1 DNA encodes these proteins:
- a CDS encoding helix-turn-helix domain-containing protein: protein MDVGKRIRDLRDNRGMEQRELAEKIGVSQSKMNKIETGFQKRIEPEILVDLSKTLDATVDYIVGNSHHPHLTEEESFEAFIKDPELIRWYKEMPKSGEENIRKLRKIWEAFKDD from the coding sequence ATGGATGTAGGAAAAAGAATACGTGATTTGAGAGACAATAGAGGAATGGAACAACGGGAACTTGCAGAAAAGATCGGTGTTTCTCAAAGCAAAATGAATAAAATAGAAACAGGTTTTCAAAAAAGGATAGAACCAGAAATACTTGTTGATCTATCCAAGACACTGGATGCCACTGTGGACTATATTGTCGGCAATTCCCATCATCCACACCTAACGGAAGAAGAATCATTTGAAGCCTTTATCAAAGACCCTGAACTAATTAGGTGGTATAAAGAAATGCCAAAGTCAGGAGAAGAAAATATTCGAAAGTTACGGAAGATCTGGGAAGCTTTTAAAGACGATTAG
- a CDS encoding helix-turn-helix domain-containing protein, whose amino-acid sequence MEIIKEKRKLKGYTINDMATSLGLTNASMYYKREAGQYKFKAEEVMMVARLLEIPMDKLFLSDQYSKIDITGKKQII is encoded by the coding sequence TTGGAAATCATTAAAGAAAAACGAAAACTAAAAGGATACACCATTAACGATATGGCTACTAGTCTAGGTTTGACGAATGCTTCAATGTACTATAAACGAGAAGCAGGTCAGTACAAATTCAAAGCCGAAGAGGTCATGATGGTTGCAAGACTCCTTGAAATCCCTATGGATAAGCTTTTTTTATCTGATCAATATTCTAAAATAGATATTACGGGTAAAAAACAAATTATTTAG
- a CDS encoding ORF6C domain-containing protein, protein MNQLKVVSYNGQLVTESREVALMIDRSHDQLMRSVRTYIKYLDSAKMQSENFFIESSYKNSQNKEMPCYLITKKGCDMVANKMTGEKGVLFTAEYVTRFEEMEKQQPKVLSDKEQLMASMKLSIEHNEKIEKHDERISHLEETMRIDGIQERKIQKKGAQVVIESLGGKDSAAYKEVSKKVFSSLWRDFKDHFSIPRYSELPRVQFQEGMRFIGMWQPSTSLRIEIDSFNSQQKLEVI, encoded by the coding sequence ATGAATCAACTTAAAGTGGTGTCCTATAACGGACAACTAGTAACTGAAAGCAGAGAAGTCGCACTTATGATCGACAGGTCTCACGACCAATTGATGAGAAGCGTGAGAACTTACATCAAATATTTGGACTCTGCAAAAATGCAGAGTGAAAACTTCTTCATCGAATCATCTTATAAAAACAGTCAAAACAAAGAAATGCCATGTTATCTAATAACCAAAAAAGGGTGCGACATGGTAGCCAATAAAATGACCGGAGAAAAAGGCGTGCTTTTCACAGCTGAATATGTAACCAGATTTGAAGAAATGGAAAAGCAACAACCAAAAGTATTATCCGATAAAGAACAGCTAATGGCTTCTATGAAACTGTCAATTGAGCATAATGAAAAGATCGAAAAGCATGATGAACGTATTTCCCACCTGGAAGAAACAATGCGTATTGATGGAATTCAAGAAAGAAAGATCCAGAAGAAAGGCGCACAAGTTGTCATTGAGTCCTTGGGTGGAAAAGATTCAGCTGCATACAAGGAAGTCAGTAAAAAGGTATTCAGTTCCTTGTGGCGGGATTTCAAAGATCATTTTTCAATTCCAAGATATAGCGAACTGCCACGAGTACAGTTCCAAGAAGGTATGAGATTTATCGGAATGTGGCAGCCATCTACCAGTTTAAGAATCGAGATTGATAGTTTTAACAGTCAACAAAAGCTGGAGGTGATCTAA
- a CDS encoding helix-turn-helix domain-containing protein, which translates to MEFGPVLRKMRKQSGMSQEDMALELHMSISNVSRLESGKYELKAHDMIKWCQVTQMQEVFIAFTCGVDAVSIMQIIMDSGLTFVGAILLGGII; encoded by the coding sequence ATGGAATTTGGGCCCGTCTTGAGGAAGATGCGGAAACAATCCGGTATGAGTCAAGAAGATATGGCCCTGGAACTGCACATGTCAATCAGCAACGTCTCACGACTAGAATCCGGCAAATACGAATTAAAGGCACATGACATGATCAAGTGGTGCCAGGTCACACAAATGCAAGAGGTGTTCATCGCATTCACATGCGGCGTTGATGCCGTAAGTATCATGCAAATCATAATGGACAGTGGTTTAACGTTCGTTGGAGCAATATTACTAGGAGGGATTATATGA
- a CDS encoding DNA replication protein DnaD, whose protein sequence is MRGWIKVHRELMDKAIWIESTTEQKTILITLLMMANHDKKEWEFKGKKYAAEPGQFVTSIDKIAKLCGKGVSRQNVRTALNRFKKYDFLTDESTNQNRLITIVNWGLYQSRDEEVNKQTNKQLTSNQHAANTQLTPNKNDKNDKNDKKKDSRKRIYDDTSIYYQLALYFYQQIQNNNPNHKKPNLQNWADDVRKMIEIDKRTEKQVKYLMTWVQQDEFEMVNVLSPAKLRKRFDGLIMKVKRDRQSLPPNVTPINDKYNYGF, encoded by the coding sequence ATGCGCGGTTGGATAAAAGTGCACCGAGAACTTATGGATAAAGCCATATGGATAGAGTCAACTACTGAACAAAAAACCATACTTATAACACTTCTCATGATGGCCAATCACGATAAAAAAGAATGGGAATTCAAAGGCAAAAAATATGCTGCAGAACCCGGACAATTTGTAACCAGCATAGACAAAATAGCCAAATTATGCGGGAAAGGAGTGTCTCGCCAAAACGTCAGAACAGCACTAAATAGATTTAAAAAATATGATTTTCTAACAGATGAATCAACCAACCAAAACAGGCTCATAACCATTGTTAATTGGGGTCTTTACCAGTCACGTGATGAAGAAGTTAACAAGCAAACTAACAAGCAACTAACAAGCAACCAACATGCGGCTAACACCCAGCTAACACCTAACAAGAATGATAAGAATGATAAGAATGACAAGAAGAAAGATAGTCGTAAACGAATTTACGACGACACGTCAATATATTACCAACTTGCTTTATATTTCTATCAGCAGATTCAAAACAATAACCCGAATCACAAAAAGCCGAACTTGCAAAACTGGGCTGATGACGTACGTAAAATGATTGAAATTGATAAGCGTACAGAGAAACAAGTTAAGTATCTTATGACTTGGGTGCAGCAAGACGAGTTTGAAATGGTTAATGTTTTGTCTCCTGCTAAACTCAGAAAACGTTTTGATGGATTAATCATGAAGGTGAAAAGAGACAGACAATCCCTTCCGCCGAATGTTACTCCGATAAACGACAAATACAACTATGGATTTTAG
- a CDS encoding ATP-binding protein: MQAIKNSNGFIQPRQKLIGTFECEGCGNSVERKEMVIPMGPRKGETIIADMGCKCEDIKLVEQAIKQGKINKFKKIEKLFSDYSMMNKTLKSASFNSYHPTTDELKKAKSRMMDYAQDFDKNESGNLLLVGGYGTGKSHLSAALTKSLMEKGLTCLFLSVPKLMSKIKQTYDGSTAFSEADIMEFVEKVDLFVLDDLGTEYTNLKNGADNWTHTKIFEVLDSRSGKPTVFTTNLNSSQLESKLNERNLSRVLDNTEIIKMDGPDYRRRGF; the protein is encoded by the coding sequence ATGCAAGCCATTAAGAATAGTAACGGTTTTATCCAGCCGCGACAGAAACTCATCGGCACATTCGAATGCGAAGGCTGCGGGAATTCTGTAGAACGTAAGGAAATGGTCATCCCAATGGGGCCGCGCAAGGGAGAAACGATTATCGCGGACATGGGATGCAAATGTGAAGATATAAAGCTTGTAGAACAGGCGATAAAACAAGGAAAAATCAACAAGTTTAAAAAGATAGAGAAGCTTTTCTCTGATTACTCGATGATGAATAAGACTTTAAAATCTGCCAGCTTCAATAGCTATCATCCGACGACGGACGAATTAAAAAAGGCAAAGTCCAGGATGATGGATTATGCGCAAGACTTTGATAAGAATGAATCTGGCAATCTATTACTGGTTGGAGGTTATGGTACAGGAAAAAGCCATTTATCCGCCGCGCTCACCAAGTCACTTATGGAAAAAGGCTTAACATGTTTGTTTCTATCAGTTCCCAAGCTGATGTCCAAGATTAAACAAACTTATGACGGATCCACAGCATTTAGTGAAGCTGACATTATGGAGTTTGTTGAAAAAGTTGATCTATTTGTTCTGGATGATCTCGGTACCGAGTACACAAACCTTAAAAATGGAGCAGACAACTGGACGCATACAAAGATATTTGAAGTGTTGGACAGCAGGTCAGGTAAGCCCACAGTGTTTACAACAAACTTAAATAGCTCACAGCTTGAATCGAAATTGAACGAACGTAATTTATCAAGAGTCTTGGACAACACAGAGATTATCAAAATGGACGGACCGGACTATCGACGAAGGGGGTTTTAA
- a CDS encoding HNH endonuclease signature motif containing protein — translation MHRYTEAQKEFIKKASPGRYNDEITNLFNQEFGTSLSVCQIRSFKAKHKIKSNVPRNRVKPDSGLFTKEQKEFIKANVKGVLNRELAELVNEKFNLTITAQQMLTYKKNHGLTSGVNTQFKRGQEAWNKGIKGLDLAGENGKKTQFKKGDQPQNYRPVGSERIDSRDGYTLIKVKDEGLYQDRWRHKHVVVWEKENGPVPYGCVIVFADGDKRNIEMSNLLLITRNELVRMNQQELFSSDSKLTKAALTMIRLGNKVIDHELYGGDRDEFQKHIETAKKNGLSEQTFITRLKRGWALSDALYKPLHSRPYGRKVKS, via the coding sequence ATGCACAGATACACAGAGGCACAAAAAGAATTTATTAAAAAAGCTTCCCCTGGCAGATACAACGATGAGATTACTAATTTGTTCAATCAGGAATTCGGAACGAGTTTGTCAGTATGTCAGATTAGAAGCTTTAAAGCAAAACACAAGATCAAGAGCAATGTTCCCCGAAACAGAGTTAAACCAGATTCAGGTCTGTTTACGAAAGAGCAAAAAGAGTTTATTAAAGCAAACGTAAAAGGAGTCTTGAACCGAGAACTAGCTGAACTCGTGAACGAAAAGTTTAATCTTACGATTACAGCTCAACAGATGTTGACTTATAAGAAAAACCACGGTCTTACAAGCGGTGTAAACACGCAATTTAAAAGAGGTCAGGAAGCTTGGAACAAAGGCATAAAAGGTCTTGATCTCGCCGGGGAAAACGGCAAAAAAACACAATTCAAAAAAGGCGATCAACCTCAAAACTATAGGCCAGTGGGCAGTGAACGTATTGACAGCAGAGATGGATACACTCTGATCAAAGTAAAGGATGAAGGTCTATATCAGGATAGATGGCGGCACAAACACGTTGTTGTGTGGGAGAAAGAGAATGGACCAGTGCCTTATGGTTGCGTCATCGTTTTTGCGGATGGAGACAAAAGAAATATTGAAATGAGTAACTTGCTGCTTATCACTCGCAATGAATTGGTCCGAATGAACCAACAAGAGTTGTTTTCAAGCGACTCGAAATTAACAAAAGCAGCTTTAACCATGATAAGACTTGGAAATAAAGTCATAGATCATGAACTTTACGGCGGGGATAGAGACGAGTTTCAAAAACATATTGAAACAGCAAAGAAAAACGGACTATCTGAACAGACGTTTATCACAAGGTTGAAACGAGGTTGGGCGTTGAGTGACGCCTTGTATAAACCACTGCATAGCAGGCCATATGGAAGGAAGGTGAAGTCATGA
- a CDS encoding dUTP diphosphatase, protein MDLSKLAPIQKELDDRILKEHGLKGQELIKKKTVALLTELYECVNDARFFKYWSSNQAKKATTLEEYVDTMHFAISIANDVGYAEHEYIDPGHMDVNDLVIGLTNVITLLPENKIHRHVGLMFNFLIKLGELLGYDQAEIEAAYLEKNKENHTRQDDGY, encoded by the coding sequence ATGGATCTATCAAAACTGGCTCCGATACAAAAGGAATTAGATGACCGGATATTAAAAGAACATGGACTGAAAGGGCAAGAATTAATCAAGAAGAAAACAGTCGCTTTGCTTACGGAATTATATGAATGCGTGAATGATGCCAGGTTCTTTAAGTATTGGAGTAGCAATCAGGCTAAAAAGGCCACTACCTTAGAAGAATATGTTGACACAATGCACTTTGCGATATCAATAGCAAACGATGTAGGATATGCAGAACATGAATATATCGATCCCGGACACATGGATGTGAATGATCTTGTTATTGGACTGACTAATGTCATAACGCTACTCCCAGAAAACAAGATACATAGACATGTCGGGCTTATGTTTAATTTTTTGATCAAGCTGGGAGAACTTCTTGGGTACGATCAAGCGGAAATTGAAGCTGCATACCTCGAAAAGAATAAGGAAAACCACACAAGACAAGACGATGGCTATTAA
- a CDS encoding DUF3954 domain-containing protein, which yields MNKAEISLEEDAVYKVTDGQIEKVDTPGEGYGKQIITWQNGKPTHYEVSYTKK from the coding sequence ATGAATAAAGCAGAGATCAGTCTTGAGGAGGACGCAGTGTACAAAGTTACAGACGGTCAGATCGAAAAGGTAGACACTCCTGGTGAAGGGTATGGAAAGCAGATCATCACTTGGCAGAATGGGAAGCCTACGCACTATGAAGTGAGTTATACGAAAAAGTAA
- a CDS encoding ArpU family phage packaging/lysis transcriptional regulator: MQQLSFMLPEIDRTETKKVVEKALESYKVYLLMDPEELQPKVTSSLKLVPAAPSNQFHSTTEEVAVKKIDMERKRKEYINRIRKAVNRLNYYERSIVLKRYLNSDDVYDYEVYNELGFSERKYYRVKSRAFYKLAFILRIEVYKEDGENK, encoded by the coding sequence ATGCAGCAGTTAAGTTTCATGTTGCCCGAAATTGATAGGACAGAGACAAAAAAAGTCGTCGAGAAAGCATTGGAAAGTTACAAAGTATATTTATTGATGGATCCAGAAGAATTACAGCCTAAAGTAACATCTTCTCTCAAACTTGTACCAGCTGCACCAAGTAATCAATTTCATTCGACCACAGAGGAAGTTGCGGTCAAAAAAATTGATATGGAACGAAAAAGAAAAGAATACATCAACCGTATCCGTAAAGCAGTCAATCGACTCAATTATTATGAACGATCAATTGTATTAAAACGTTACCTTAATAGTGATGATGTATATGATTATGAGGTGTACAACGAGCTTGGTTTCAGTGAAAGAAAGTATTACAGGGTAAAATCACGGGCATTCTATAAGCTTGCATTTATTTTGCGTATTGAGGTTTATAAAGAGGATGGTGAAAACAAATGA